The Indicator indicator isolate 239-I01 chromosome 32, UM_Iind_1.1, whole genome shotgun sequence genome contains a region encoding:
- the LOC128977318 gene encoding lysophosphatidic acid receptor 6-like → MADISWTEGVSTVANGSSEPPLEADFQYSLFPAIYSIVFVLGLLENIPALYLLSCQVKHSSHSSLYMTNLALVDTLFICVLPFKIHYHLNWNDWIFGDMACRVTGTLYYINIYLSIAFFTCICLDRYVAVLHPFTYLQIKAIHYLLVVTALWLLALSVTVPLILEGPLHNSGVRNTTACFENFPVSSWTGRMAPYNVLALVFGFLVPFSIILVSYPLIARKISQIKHSTRKRKALRTIYTILGICTLCFVPYHLTHLLHFLVRVQLIQNQAFTNLIYKMRRVTLALVSFNCCLNPLLYYFSSSSKPWLFNFRLCFRSKMVYTICDQNLGEASCAYKLQQIDGNKPPGDGIV, encoded by the coding sequence ATGGCAGACATTTCCTGGACTGAAGGAGTCTCCACAGTGGCCAATGGCAGTTCAGAGCCTCCTCTGGAAGCAGACTTCCAGTACTCCTTGTTTCCTGCCATCTACAGCATTGTctttgtgctggggctgctggagaaCATCCCAGCTCTGTACCTGCTCTCCTGCCAGGTGAAGCACAGCTCTCATTCCTCTCTCTATATGACCAACCTTGCTCTGGTGGACACCTTGTTCATTTGTGTGCTGCCCTTCAAAATCCATTACCACCTGAACTGGAACGACTGGATCTTTGGTGACATGGCCTGCAGGGTGACAGGGACCTTGTACTACATCAACATCTACCTGAGCATTGCCTTCTTCACCTGCATCTGCCTGGATCGCTATGTGGCAGTGCTGCACCCCTTCACCTACCTCCAGATCAAAGCCATCCATTACCTGCTGGTGGTCACAGCCctctggctgctggctctgagtgtCACAGTTCCACTCATCCTGGAAGGTCCTCTCCACAACAGTGGGGTGAGGAACACTACAGCTTGCTTTGAGAACTTCCCTGTGAGCAGCTGGACCGGCCGCATGGCTCCCTACAACGTCCTGGCCTTGGTCTTCGGCTTCCTGGTGCCCTTCTCCATCATTCTGGTCAGCTACCCTCTCATTGCCAGGAAGATCTCCCAGATCAAACACAGCACCCGCAAGAGGAAGGCCCTGAGGACCATCTACACCATCCTGGGCATCTGTACCTTGTGCTTTGTCCCCTACCATCTCACTCACCTGCTCCACTTCTTAGTGAGAGTGCAGCTCATCCAGAACCAGGCCTTCACCAACCTGATCTACAAAATGAGGAGGGTCACCCTGGCCCTGGTGAGCTTCAACTGCTGCCTTAACCCACTCCTCTACTacttcagctcctccagcaaACCATGGCTCTTCAACTTCAGGCTCTGCTTCAGGTCTAAAATGGTCTACACCATCTGTGACCAGAATCTGGGGGAGGCCTCCTGTGCTTACAAGCTGCAGCAGATAGATGGAAACAAACCCCCTGGAGATGGAATCGTCTGA